In Rhodobacter sp. 24-YEA-8, the following are encoded in one genomic region:
- a CDS encoding LysR family transcriptional regulator → MYIEIRHLRTIRAIHTAGGLARAAEMMNMTQSALSHQVAGLEDQAGMELFVRRSKPMRLSAAGFRMLKLADRILPEIDALEEEFIALRSGKSGRLHITLECHACYDWLFPVLEMFRRAWPEVDVDIRAGLAFDAMPALNREEVDLVITSDPAAQNGITFNPLFDYHPTFVASSQNPLAAKEFIRAEDFRDQVVITYPVSRDRLDLFTEVLTPAKVEPRGHRTAELTAVILMLVGSNRGVAVLPDWVMREVCRSSDYVTRPLGPEPVLKRMYAATREEDSTRPYMAHFLRLARIEAVRLQRG, encoded by the coding sequence ATGTATATCGAGATCCGCCACCTTCGCACCATCCGCGCCATCCATACCGCAGGCGGCCTCGCCCGCGCCGCCGAGATGATGAACATGACCCAGTCGGCACTGTCGCATCAGGTCGCTGGGCTGGAGGATCAGGCGGGGATGGAGCTCTTTGTCCGGCGCTCGAAACCGATGCGGCTTTCAGCGGCAGGGTTTCGGATGCTGAAACTTGCAGATCGTATCCTGCCCGAAATCGACGCGCTGGAAGAGGAATTCATTGCCCTGAGATCGGGGAAATCAGGGCGGCTGCATATCACGCTGGAATGCCATGCCTGCTATGACTGGCTGTTTCCGGTGCTGGAAATGTTCCGCCGCGCCTGGCCCGAGGTGGATGTCGATATCCGCGCGGGCCTCGCCTTTGATGCCATGCCGGCGCTCAATCGTGAAGAGGTCGATCTGGTGATCACCTCGGACCCGGCCGCGCAAAACGGTATCACCTTCAATCCGCTCTTCGACTATCATCCGACCTTCGTGGCCTCGTCGCAAAACCCGCTTGCGGCGAAAGAGTTCATTCGGGCCGAAGATTTCCGCGATCAGGTGGTGATCACCTATCCGGTCAGCCGCGACCGGCTCGATCTCTTCACCGAAGTCCTGACCCCGGCCAAGGTAGAACCCCGTGGCCATCGCACGGCCGAGCTGACGGCGGTGATCCTGATGCTTGTCGGATCGAACCGGGGTGTGGCAGTGCTGCCCGACTGGGTGATGCGCGAAGTGTGCAGGTCCAGCGACTATGTCACCCGTCCGCTGGGGCCGGAACCGGTTCTGAAACGCATGTATGCCGCCACGCGCGAAGAGGACAGCACCCGCCCCTATATGGCGCATTTCCTGCGGCTTGCCCGGATCGAGGCGGTGCGGCTGCAGCGTGGCTGA
- the metF gene encoding methylenetetrahydrofolate reductase [NAD(P)H]: MTKTPRISFEFFPPQGLDASFRLWDTVQALAPMQPEFVSVTYGAGGTTRKLTHEAVGIIHRNYGLNVAAHLTCVDASKAETMEIVESYYEAGVREIVALRGDAPKGAAAWEKHPEGFASSVELVGAIAKTGKFKVRVGAYPEPHPDSASTQADVDFLRRKIDAGATSAMTQFFFEADTFFRFRDACVKAGITAPVIPGILPITSWDGAKKFAKRCGTDVPAKLDEAFTRAKRDGREELYALAQCTQLCDRLIEGGVEDLHFYTLNRPELTREVVRALGIQPQLVLENVA, encoded by the coding sequence ATGACGAAAACGCCGCGCATCTCGTTCGAGTTTTTCCCGCCGCAGGGGCTCGATGCCTCGTTCCGGCTTTGGGATACGGTGCAGGCGCTGGCACCGATGCAGCCGGAATTCGTTTCGGTTACCTATGGTGCGGGCGGCACGACGCGCAAGCTGACCCATGAGGCGGTCGGGATCATCCATCGCAATTACGGGCTGAATGTCGCCGCACATCTGACCTGTGTCGATGCGTCGAAAGCCGAGACGATGGAGATTGTCGAGAGCTATTACGAGGCCGGGGTGCGCGAGATCGTGGCGCTGCGCGGCGATGCACCCAAAGGTGCGGCCGCCTGGGAAAAGCATCCTGAGGGTTTTGCGTCTTCGGTCGAGCTGGTCGGGGCGATTGCAAAGACCGGCAAGTTCAAAGTGCGGGTCGGTGCCTATCCGGAACCGCATCCCGACAGCGCCTCGACGCAAGCAGATGTCGATTTCCTCAGGCGCAAGATCGATGCCGGTGCGACTTCGGCCATGACCCAGTTCTTCTTTGAGGCGGATACGTTCTTCCGCTTCCGCGATGCCTGCGTAAAGGCGGGGATCACGGCGCCGGTCATTCCGGGGATCCTGCCGATCACTTCCTGGGACGGGGCGAAGAAATTCGCGAAACGCTGCGGGACGGATGTACCGGCGAAGCTTGACGAGGCCTTCACCCGCGCCAAACGCGACGGGCGTGAAGAGCTTTACGCGCTGGCGCAATGCACCCAGCTTTGCGACCGGCTGATCGAGGGCGGGGTTGAGGATCTGCATTTCTACACGCTGAACCGCCCGGAGCTGACGCGCGAAGTGGTGCGCGCGCTTGGAATCCAGCCGCAGCTGGTTCTGGAAAACGTCGCCTGA
- the aroQ gene encoding type II 3-dehydroquinate dehydratase yields the protein MAKQVMLLNGPNLNLLGKRQPEIYGHETLADIEAMVARLAESFGFGLVAHQSNHEGALVDHIHEARDSSVAIIINPGAYSHTSVAILDALNAFEGVVIEVHISNIHKREAFRHHSYVSARADGVIAGCGTEGYAFALRRIATLIG from the coding sequence ATGGCAAAACAGGTCATGCTTCTGAACGGGCCGAACCTGAACCTGCTGGGCAAGCGCCAGCCGGAGATCTACGGGCATGAGACGCTCGCCGATATCGAGGCAATGGTGGCCCGGCTGGCGGAGTCGTTCGGGTTCGGGCTGGTGGCGCATCAGTCGAACCATGAGGGCGCGCTTGTGGATCATATCCATGAGGCGCGGGACAGCTCCGTTGCGATCATCATCAATCCCGGCGCCTATTCGCATACTTCGGTGGCCATCCTTGATGCGCTGAACGCATTCGAGGGGGTGGTGATCGAGGTGCATATCTCGAACATCCACAAACGCGAGGCGTTCCGCCATCATTCCTATGTCTCGGCGCGCGCCGATGGGGTCATCGCGGGCTGCGGCACCGAAGGCTATGCTTTTGCGCTGCGTCGCATTGCGACGCTGATCGGCTGA
- a CDS encoding glycine zipper 2TM domain-containing protein, whose product MKAIVLALSLSGLALSACVETTPTQNTVLGGVAGAAAGAALSSGDDMGKGALIGAALGAAAGTYLGQTSTKGQCYYRNSAGQRYVAAC is encoded by the coding sequence ATGAAAGCGATCGTCCTTGCTCTCTCGCTCTCCGGCCTGGCGCTTTCCGCCTGTGTCGAGACCACGCCTACCCAGAACACCGTGCTTGGCGGCGTCGCCGGCGCAGCCGCAGGCGCCGCTCTGTCTTCGGGCGACGATATGGGCAAAGGCGCGCTGATCGGTGCGGCTCTGGGCGCAGCCGCAGGCACCTATCTCGGCCAGACCTCGACCAAAGGTCAGTGCTATTACCGCAACTCGGCCGGCCAGCGCTACGTCGCAGCCTGCTGA
- a CDS encoding 4-aminobutyrate--2-oxoglutarate transaminase produces MKNAEVAKRREDAISRGVGMSTQIYADRAENAEVWDIEGNRYIDFAAGIAVVNTGHRHPKVIAAVKDQLDRFTHTCHQVLPYENYIRLAERLNEAVPGDFKKKTIFVTTGAEAVENAIKIARRATGRNAVIALGGAFHGRTFMGMTLTGKVEPYKKGFGAMMPDVFHVPCPQEIHGITTKDTLDGITKLFKNDVDPERVAAIIFEPVQGEGGFYPLPTDLIKALRALCDQHGIVLIADEVQTGIGRTGALFAMEAHGVAADLTTMAKGLGGGFPISAVTGRADLMDASQPGGLGGTYAGNPLSVAAANAVLDVVEEEGLNARATELGSRLKQKLEEIRATTPEIIDIRGPGFMIAAEFGKPGTTEPDGDIVKRIIAEALKRGLILLSCGVYGNVVRFLAPLTIAEAHFTEALGILEASVAAARQG; encoded by the coding sequence ATGAAAAACGCCGAAGTCGCCAAACGCCGCGAAGATGCCATTTCCAGAGGCGTCGGCATGTCGACGCAGATCTATGCCGACCGCGCCGAAAACGCCGAAGTCTGGGATATCGAGGGCAACCGCTATATCGACTTTGCCGCCGGGATCGCGGTCGTCAATACCGGGCACCGCCACCCGAAAGTGATCGCGGCGGTCAAGGATCAGCTCGACCGGTTCACCCATACCTGCCACCAGGTTCTGCCCTATGAAAACTATATCCGTCTGGCCGAGCGCCTGAACGAGGCAGTCCCGGGTGATTTCAAGAAGAAGACGATCTTCGTCACCACCGGCGCCGAAGCCGTTGAAAACGCAATCAAGATTGCGCGCCGCGCCACCGGCCGCAATGCGGTGATCGCCCTTGGCGGCGCCTTCCATGGCCGGACCTTCATGGGCATGACCCTGACCGGCAAGGTCGAGCCCTATAAAAAGGGCTTCGGCGCGATGATGCCCGATGTCTTCCATGTTCCCTGCCCGCAGGAGATCCATGGCATCACCACCAAAGACACGCTTGACGGCATCACCAAGCTCTTCAAAAACGATGTCGACCCCGAGCGCGTCGCCGCCATCATCTTCGAGCCTGTCCAGGGCGAAGGCGGCTTCTATCCGCTGCCGACCGATCTGATCAAAGCCCTGCGTGCGCTTTGCGACCAGCATGGCATCGTGCTGATCGCCGATGAGGTTCAGACCGGCATCGGTCGCACCGGCGCGCTGTTCGCGATGGAAGCACATGGCGTGGCGGCAGACCTGACCACCATGGCCAAGGGTCTTGGCGGCGGCTTCCCGATCTCGGCTGTGACCGGGCGCGCTGACCTGATGGATGCAAGCCAGCCCGGCGGCCTTGGCGGCACCTATGCCGGCAACCCGCTTTCGGTGGCGGCGGCAAATGCGGTTCTTGATGTGGTTGAGGAAGAGGGCCTGAATGCCCGCGCCACCGAGCTCGGCTCGCGTCTGAAGCAGAAGCTGGAAGAGATCCGCGCCACCACGCCCGAGATCATCGACATCCGCGGCCCCGGTTTCATGATCGCGGCCGAATTCGGCAAACCCGGCACCACCGAACCCGATGGCGATATCGTGAAACGCATCATCGCCGAGGCGCTGAAGCGCGGGCTGATTCTGCTCAGCTGTGGCGTTTACGGCAATGTGGTGCGCTTCCTTGCGCCGCTGACGATCGCCGAGGCGCATTTCACCGAAGCGCTCGGGATTCTTGAAGCCTCAGTAGCGGCAGCCCGCCAGGGTTGA
- the dprA gene encoding DNA-processing protein DprA, protein MADGQLSNPTHPTPPRTEEERLTVLRLIRSRRVGAVTFHRLILEHGSAAAALAALPAIARAAGVQDYECCPEGVARAELAAGRSLGARLLFHGDPDYPDLLAATDDAPPVLWMQGNATLLRRPLVAIIGARNASSLGVRMARRLARDLGEAGFCTVSGLARGIDAEVHLATLATGTIAVQAGGVEVIYPQENAGLAADIARQGLRISEQPPGLQPHARHFPLRNRIVAGMARAVLVVEAAARSGSLITARIALDLGREVLAVPGHPFDARSGGCNHLIRDGAALLRDAGDVFEALGTGPNMPDLTRHPARPLTGTAATKLPERDPKIGAPGPEKPARPTVLSETVRLHGMILDRLGPSPLAEDQLMRDLSLSSAALVPELLTLELQGRIQRQPGGLLSRR, encoded by the coding sequence ATGGCGGACGGTCAGCTTTCGAACCCCACACACCCCACCCCACCCCGTACGGAGGAGGAACGTCTTACGGTTCTTCGTCTCATTCGTTCCCGCAGGGTCGGCGCGGTCACCTTTCACCGGCTGATCCTGGAACACGGCTCCGCTGCCGCAGCACTGGCCGCTTTGCCGGCGATTGCCCGTGCGGCAGGGGTCCAGGATTATGAATGCTGTCCTGAAGGCGTTGCCAGGGCGGAACTCGCGGCCGGGCGCAGTCTCGGGGCGCGACTGCTTTTCCATGGTGATCCGGATTACCCAGATTTGCTGGCCGCGACCGATGACGCGCCGCCCGTCCTGTGGATGCAGGGCAATGCCACCCTGTTGCGGCGGCCACTTGTCGCGATCATCGGCGCGCGCAATGCGTCTTCTCTTGGTGTCCGCATGGCGCGCAGGCTGGCCAGGGATCTTGGCGAGGCGGGGTTCTGCACCGTATCGGGCCTTGCGCGCGGCATTGATGCCGAGGTGCATCTCGCAACGCTTGCGACCGGCACCATCGCTGTGCAGGCCGGCGGTGTCGAGGTGATCTACCCGCAGGAGAATGCCGGTCTCGCGGCGGATATCGCCCGCCAGGGGCTGCGGATCTCGGAACAGCCGCCGGGGCTTCAGCCGCATGCACGGCATTTCCCGCTCAGAAACCGCATCGTGGCAGGGATGGCCCGGGCGGTGCTGGTGGTCGAGGCGGCGGCGCGGTCCGGCTCACTGATCACGGCCCGGATCGCGCTGGATCTCGGGCGCGAGGTTCTGGCGGTGCCCGGCCACCCGTTTGATGCGCGCTCGGGTGGCTGCAATCATCTGATCCGGGATGGTGCGGCTTTGTTGCGGGATGCGGGGGATGTGTTCGAGGCGCTTGGAACCGGCCCCAATATGCCGGACCTGACCCGACACCCGGCAAGGCCTCTGACGGGGACGGCTGCGACAAAGCTGCCCGAACGTGATCCGAAGATTGGGGCGCCCGGGCCCGAAAAACCGGCTCGTCCCACCGTTCTGAGCGAGACCGTCCGGCTGCATGGCATGATCCTGGACCGACTTGGCCCCAGCCCTCTGGCCGAAGACCAGCTGATGCGTGATCTTTCGCTGTCCAGCGCGGCGCTGGTGCCGGAATTGCTGACACTCGAGTTGCAGGGGCGGATCCAGCGGCAGCCCGGCGGGCTTTTGTCGCGACGCTGA
- the topA gene encoding type I DNA topoisomerase, which produces MPVVVVESPAKAKTINKYLGPDYIVLASYGHVRDLPPKDGSVDTEHDFAMKWEVAPESKKHVRAIAEALKTDDALILATDPDREGEAISWHLKEALASSLKKGKTVSRVTFNAITKDAVTKAMKEPREVDEPLVHAYLARRALDYLVGFTLSPVLWRKLPGAKSAGRVQSVCLRLIVEREMEIEAFKAREYWTVRAILTTPRGQEFEASLVTLAGAKLQKFDIPTLAAAEMAVHAVTSRQFTVAGVESKPASRNPWPPFMTSTLQQEASRKFGMGAKQCMNAAQRLYEAGYITYMRTDGIDMAPEAVMATRSEIGRRFGDAYVPKSPRMYKNKAKNAQEAHECIRPTDMSVDPSKLRVEEDQRRLYDLIWKRTIASQMEAARMERTVVEITSPDGQVGLRANGQVVLFDGFLKVYDQGRDEEEDDEGRLPQIMQGEAVKPASGALKEAFSKAAARAAGDKEERIASAVLGEGGAVLASQSFTQPPARYTEATLVKRMEELGIGRPSTYASILTTIVDREYVRKDKNRLIPEDKGRLVTAFLSNFFHRYVEYDFTAALEGELDDVSAGERDYKDVLARFWRDFSAAVAETADLRIGEVLDKLDEFLAPHLYPPRADGSDPRICPTCGTGRLHLKTARSGGAFIGCGNYPECRYTRPIAGDAESAASDGRILGQDDQGNEISLRAGRFGPYVQRGEATEAQPKPDRSSLPKGWTPDTLTLERALQLLSLPRQIGAHPEDGEAVETNLGRFGPYVKHGKTYANLADAEEVFSLGMNRAVELLAQKKLRGPGARGAAAQPLKSLGEHPDGGEIQVMPGRYGPYIKWEKVNATLPKDIAPEAVTLEEALALVAEKAAKSPAKKAKKAPAKAATAKPAAKKAPAKKAPAKKAAAEGVAAPAVKKTAAKKPAVKKAAASEA; this is translated from the coding sequence ATGCCTGTCGTCGTTGTAGAATCTCCTGCCAAGGCCAAGACTATCAACAAATATCTTGGGCCGGACTATATCGTTCTCGCCTCTTATGGCCATGTTCGCGACCTGCCGCCCAAGGATGGTTCGGTTGATACCGAACACGATTTCGCGATGAAATGGGAGGTGGCGCCCGAGAGCAAGAAGCATGTCCGTGCTATTGCCGAGGCGCTGAAAACCGATGACGCGCTGATTCTGGCCACCGACCCTGATCGTGAGGGCGAGGCGATTTCCTGGCATCTGAAAGAGGCGCTCGCCTCTTCGCTGAAAAAGGGCAAGACGGTCAGCCGGGTGACCTTTAACGCCATCACCAAAGATGCGGTGACCAAGGCGATGAAGGAACCGCGCGAGGTCGATGAGCCGCTGGTTCATGCCTATCTGGCGCGGCGCGCGCTGGATTATCTGGTCGGCTTCACCCTGTCGCCGGTGTTGTGGCGCAAGCTTCCAGGTGCGAAATCGGCGGGCCGCGTGCAATCGGTCTGTCTGCGCCTCATCGTCGAGCGCGAGATGGAGATCGAAGCTTTCAAGGCGCGCGAATACTGGACAGTCAGGGCGATCCTGACCACGCCGCGCGGCCAGGAGTTCGAGGCGTCGCTGGTCACGCTGGCTGGCGCAAAGCTGCAGAAATTCGACATTCCCACGCTGGCCGCGGCCGAGATGGCGGTGCATGCGGTGACCTCGCGCCAGTTCACCGTGGCGGGCGTCGAGAGCAAACCCGCGAGCCGCAATCCCTGGCCGCCCTTCATGACCTCAACCCTGCAGCAAGAGGCCAGCCGCAAATTCGGCATGGGGGCGAAGCAATGTATGAACGCGGCGCAGCGCCTCTACGAGGCAGGCTATATCACCTATATGCGGACCGACGGCATCGATATGGCGCCCGAGGCGGTGATGGCGACGCGCTCCGAGATCGGCCGGCGGTTCGGTGACGCTTATGTCCCGAAAAGCCCGCGCATGTATAAGAACAAGGCGAAAAATGCCCAGGAGGCGCATGAATGTATCCGCCCGACCGATATGTCGGTGGATCCGTCAAAGCTGCGCGTCGAGGAGGACCAGCGCCGCCTCTATGACCTGATCTGGAAACGCACCATCGCGAGCCAGATGGAAGCCGCCCGGATGGAGCGGACCGTGGTCGAAATCACCTCGCCCGATGGTCAGGTCGGTCTGCGCGCCAATGGTCAGGTCGTGTTGTTCGACGGCTTCCTCAAGGTCTATGACCAGGGCCGTGACGAGGAAGAAGATGATGAGGGTCGCCTGCCGCAGATCATGCAGGGCGAGGCGGTAAAACCGGCCTCCGGGGCGCTGAAAGAGGCGTTTTCCAAAGCAGCCGCGCGGGCTGCGGGCGATAAGGAAGAGCGCATCGCTTCGGCCGTGCTGGGCGAGGGCGGCGCGGTTCTGGCCTCGCAAAGCTTCACCCAGCCACCCGCCCGCTATACCGAGGCGACGCTGGTCAAGCGGATGGAGGAACTCGGGATCGGGCGCCCCTCGACCTATGCCTCGATCCTGACGACGATTGTCGATCGCGAATATGTCCGCAAGGACAAGAACCGGCTGATCCCCGAAGATAAGGGGCGGCTGGTGACGGCCTTCCTGTCGAATTTCTTCCACCGCTATGTCGAATATGATTTCACCGCCGCGCTGGAAGGCGAGCTGGATGATGTCTCGGCGGGCGAGCGGGATTACAAGGATGTGCTGGCACGGTTCTGGCGTGATTTCTCGGCCGCGGTGGCGGAAACGGCAGATCTCCGGATCGGCGAGGTTCTGGATAAGCTTGATGAATTCCTTGCGCCGCATCTTTATCCGCCCCGCGCAGACGGATCTGATCCGCGTATCTGCCCGACCTGCGGCACAGGCCGTCTGCATCTGAAAACCGCGCGTTCGGGCGGGGCCTTTATCGGCTGCGGCAATTATCCGGAATGCCGTTACACGCGGCCCATCGCCGGCGATGCGGAATCGGCGGCCTCGGATGGGCGGATCCTCGGTCAGGATGATCAGGGCAACGAGATCTCCCTGCGGGCAGGGCGCTTCGGCCCCTATGTCCAGCGCGGTGAAGCGACCGAGGCGCAGCCGAAGCCTGACCGTTCCAGCCTGCCCAAGGGCTGGACCCCGGACACACTGACGCTGGAACGCGCGTTGCAGCTTCTGTCGCTGCCGCGCCAGATCGGGGCGCATCCGGAAGATGGCGAGGCGGTGGAAACCAATCTCGGCCGGTTCGGACCCTATGTGAAACATGGCAAGACCTATGCCAATCTCGCCGATGCGGAAGAGGTGTTCAGCCTTGGCATGAACCGCGCGGTGGAACTGCTGGCGCAGAAGAAACTGCGCGGGCCGGGCGCGCGCGGTGCTGCGGCGCAGCCGCTGAAATCGCTGGGTGAGCATCCTGATGGCGGCGAGATCCAGGTGATGCCCGGGCGCTATGGGCCTTATATCAAATGGGAAAAGGTCAATGCGACACTGCCCAAAGACATCGCACCCGAGGCGGTGACGCTGGAAGAGGCGCTTGCTCTGGTGGCTGAGAAGGCCGCGAAATCTCCGGCGAAGAAGGCGAAAAAGGCCCCCGCCAAGGCGGCAACGGCCAAACCTGCGGCAAAGAAAGCGCCCGCGAAAAAGGCTCCGGCAAAGAAAGCTGCGGCTGAGGGAGTGGCGGCACCTGCGGTTAAGAAAACCGCTGCGAAAAAGCCAGCTGTGAAGAAGGCGGCTGCGTCAGAGGCCTGA
- the tkt gene encoding transketolase — translation MDIAALRARHPDHWMRAAAIRTLTLDAVAAANSGHSGMPIGMADVATVLFSKHLKFDPTAPRWADRDRFILSAGHGSMLIYSLLYLTGYADVTLDQIKNFRQWGAITAGHPEYGHVSGVETTTGPLGQGIANSVGFAMAEEHLRAKYGAKIQDHYTYVIAGDGCLMEGVSQEAIGIAGRQKLSRLIVLWDNNDITIDGKVSLSDVTDQRARFAASGWDVFHCDGHDPEDIDRAITAAKASPRPALIDCKTHIALGHAAQDTSKGHGALTDKAQLEAAKAAYGWTAAPFTIPAEIKTWWESLGKPGASARAEWETRLAALPTGKKAEFERSFALDVPAKLAGAIRALKKQAAETQPKLATRSASEQVLNVINPILTETFGGSADLTGSNNTKTADLGAFDVDSRKGRYMYWGIREHGMSSAMNGMALHGGVRPYSGTFMAFTDYARPAMRLSALMGLPVVYVMTHDSIGLGEDGPTHQPVEHLAISRSTPNTLVFRPADLTEVAEAWEIAFTQKTTPSVMALSRQNLVAVRKTHTNQNMTAKGGYILAEAEGKRQAILIATGSEVEIAMKARDLLQAEGIGTRVVSLPSMELFAQQDEAWRKKVLPAGPVRVGIEAGVRQGWDRWLLGERGKEAKADFVGMSSFGASAPYDRLYKEFGITAEATVAKVKALL, via the coding sequence GTGGACATCGCAGCCCTTCGCGCCCGTCACCCCGATCACTGGATGCGCGCCGCCGCCATCCGCACGCTGACGCTCGACGCGGTGGCAGCCGCCAATTCAGGCCATTCCGGCATGCCGATCGGCATGGCCGATGTCGCAACGGTGCTCTTCTCAAAGCATCTGAAATTCGATCCGACCGCGCCCCGCTGGGCCGACCGCGACCGTTTTATCCTGTCGGCCGGACACGGCTCGATGCTGATCTATTCGCTGCTCTACCTCACCGGCTATGCCGATGTGACGCTGGATCAGATCAAGAACTTCCGCCAATGGGGCGCCATCACCGCCGGTCACCCGGAATATGGCCATGTCTCGGGCGTCGAAACCACCACCGGCCCGCTGGGTCAGGGCATCGCGAATTCCGTCGGCTTCGCCATGGCCGAGGAACACCTGCGTGCCAAATACGGCGCGAAAATCCAGGACCATTACACCTATGTCATCGCCGGTGACGGCTGCCTGATGGAAGGTGTCAGCCAGGAGGCCATCGGCATTGCCGGCCGCCAGAAGCTGTCGCGCCTGATCGTGCTCTGGGACAATAACGACATCACCATCGACGGCAAAGTGTCGCTTTCGGACGTGACCGACCAGCGCGCGCGCTTTGCCGCTTCGGGCTGGGATGTGTTCCATTGCGACGGCCATGACCCGGAAGATATCGACCGCGCGATTACCGCAGCCAAGGCCAGCCCGCGCCCGGCGCTGATCGACTGCAAGACCCATATCGCGCTTGGTCATGCCGCGCAGGACACGTCGAAAGGCCATGGTGCGCTGACCGACAAGGCGCAGCTCGAAGCCGCAAAAGCCGCTTACGGCTGGACCGCTGCTCCCTTCACCATCCCGGCAGAGATCAAGACCTGGTGGGAATCGCTGGGCAAGCCGGGTGCGAGCGCCCGCGCAGAATGGGAAACCCGTCTCGCGGCCCTTCCCACCGGCAAAAAAGCCGAATTCGAGCGCAGCTTCGCGCTGGATGTCCCGGCGAAACTCGCAGGCGCCATCCGTGCGCTTAAGAAACAGGCCGCAGAGACCCAGCCGAAACTCGCGACCCGTTCGGCGTCGGAGCAGGTTCTGAACGTCATCAACCCGATCCTGACCGAGACCTTCGGCGGTTCGGCTGACCTGACCGGTTCGAACAATACCAAAACCGCCGATCTGGGCGCCTTTGACGTCGACAGCCGCAAGGGCCGTTACATGTATTGGGGCATCCGCGAGCACGGCATGTCCTCGGCGATGAACGGCATGGCGCTGCATGGCGGCGTCCGGCCCTATTCGGGCACTTTCATGGCCTTCACCGACTATGCCCGCCCCGCGATGCGCCTGTCGGCGCTGATGGGTCTTCCGGTCGTTTATGTCATGACCCATGACTCGATCGGCCTTGGCGAAGATGGCCCGACCCACCAGCCGGTCGAGCATCTGGCGATCTCGCGCTCGACCCCGAACACGCTGGTATTCCGCCCGGCCGATCTGACCGAAGTGGCCGAAGCCTGGGAAATCGCGTTCACCCAGAAAACCACGCCTTCGGTCATGGCGCTGTCGCGGCAGAACCTGGTCGCCGTGCGCAAGACCCATACCAACCAGAACATGACCGCCAAAGGCGGCTATATTCTGGCCGAAGCCGAGGGCAAGCGTCAGGCGATCCTGATCGCCACCGGCTCCGAGGTCGAGATTGCGATGAAGGCCCGTGACCTGTTGCAGGCCGAAGGCATCGGCACCCGCGTGGTCTCGCTGCCCTCGATGGAGCTTTTCGCGCAGCAGGACGAAGCCTGGCGCAAAAAGGTGCTGCCGGCAGGTCCGGTGCGCGTCGGCATCGAGGCCGGTGTGCGTCAGGGCTGGGATCGCTGGCTGCTGGGCGAGCGCGGCAAGGAAGCTAAGGCCGATTTCGTCGGCATGTCCTCCTTCGGCGCCTCGGCCCCCTATGACCGTCTTTACAAAGAATTCGGCATCACCGCCGAAGCCACTGTGGCAAAGGTCAAAGCGCTGCTCTGA
- a CDS encoding MliC family protein, with protein MAQAEAQDSTFQTTRYLCERGVEVPVTYVNAPDLSLAVLNVEGTQITLEIETSASGARYGWPSDGAHYIWWTKGETAFLMWSEGGEEKTILDGCQQQ; from the coding sequence ATGGCCCAGGCCGAGGCGCAGGACAGCACGTTCCAGACCACCCGCTACCTGTGTGAGCGCGGCGTGGAAGTGCCGGTCACCTATGTGAATGCGCCGGATCTGTCGCTGGCTGTGCTGAATGTCGAAGGGACACAGATCACGCTGGAGATCGAAACCTCTGCCTCCGGTGCCCGCTATGGCTGGCCCTCGGATGGGGCGCATTACATCTGGTGGACAAAGGGCGAAACCGCCTTCCTGATGTGGTCGGAAGGTGGTGAGGAAAAGACCATCCTCGACGGCTGCCAGCAGCAATAA
- the grxD gene encoding Grx4 family monothiol glutaredoxin — protein sequence MSAQDQIRETVEKNAVVLFMKGTKTMPQCGFSSRVAGVLNYMGVDFADVNVLADAEIRQGIKDFSDWPTIPQLYVKGEFVGGCDIVTEMTLSGELDALFEKNGVSFNKEAADKIREANG from the coding sequence ATGAGCGCGCAGGATCAGATCCGCGAAACCGTCGAGAAAAACGCTGTGGTGCTGTTCATGAAGGGCACCAAGACCATGCCGCAATGTGGCTTTTCCAGCCGCGTCGCGGGGGTGCTGAATTACATGGGCGTCGACTTTGCCGATGTGAATGTGCTGGCCGATGCGGAAATCCGTCAGGGGATCAAGGATTTCTCCGACTGGCCGACCATCCCGCAGCTTTACGTCAAAGGCGAATTCGTCGGCGGCTGCGATATCGTGACCGAGATGACGCTTTCGGGCGAGCTGGATGCGCTGTTCGAGAAGAACGGCGTCAGCTTTAACAAGGAAGCCGCTGACAAGATCCGCGAAGCCAACGGCTGA
- a CDS encoding BolA/IbaG family iron-sulfur metabolism protein: MPMEGKDIEALIRETFPEAKITITDLAGDGNHWAAEVIDESFRDMNRVQQQRAVYASLKGKMDGAHGELHALALTTKAPE; the protein is encoded by the coding sequence ATGCCAATGGAAGGCAAGGATATTGAGGCCCTGATCCGGGAGACCTTCCCCGAGGCAAAGATCACCATCACCGATCTCGCGGGAGACGGAAATCACTGGGCGGCAGAAGTGATCGACGAGAGCTTCCGCGATATGAACCGCGTGCAGCAGCAGCGCGCCGTCTATGCCAGCCTGAAGGGCAAGATGGACGGGGCGCATGGAGAATTGCATGCCCTGGCACTGACCACCAAGGCACCGGAATGA